The following DNA comes from Oxobacter pfennigii.
AGTTCTGGAGCGGGGTACCTGCTTAAGGAGAAATTACGGTGCCATAATAGTAAAGAATGACGAAATAATAGGTACAGGATACAGCGGAGCCCCGCGGGGGCGTAAAAACTGCAATGAACTGGGTTATTGCATAAGAGAGCAACTGAATATTCCAAGGGGCACCCAGTATGAAAGGTGCAGAAGCCTTCATGCAGAAATGAATGCCTGCCTTTCTGTAGCAAGAAGGGATATGATAGGTTCCAGCCTTTATCTTGCCGGTAAAGAGATGAAAACAGGTGAATATATACAAAATGCTACTTCATGCTCCATGTGCAAAAGGGTAATAATAAATTGCGGTATCGAAAAAGTCATCATTAGGGATACTAAAGACGCATACAGGATTATCGAAGTTTCAGACTGGATAAAAAACGATGATTCACTGGAGGATCAATCAGGTTACTGATTGATTTTACCGACATAATATAATTTAGGATGTGTTTTTAATGGAAAAGCATTATTTAATGTTTTTAACTGCCCTGGCAGTGGGGTTTATAACAACGCCGCTTGTTATAAAGCTGGCAGTTAAAATAGGTGCTGTTGATATACCAAGGGATAACAGAAGAATACATAAAAAACCCATGCCTTTGATAGGAGGCCTTGCAATATATCTGGCTTTCATTGTATCCGTCTTTATATTCATGCCTTTAAACAAAGAGACCGTAGGGCTTGTTTTAGGATCTACATTTATAACCATTGCCGGCATGATAGATGATATAAGACCTATGAAGGCTAAAACCAAGCTGGTACTGCAGATAATAGCATCCCTTATTCTAGTAGCATCCGGCATAACCATAAAGGTTGTAACAAACCCCTTTGACAAGGTTTACGGGATGGCGGATTTAAGCTGGCTTTCTATACCGGCAACACTTTTTTGGGTTGTAGGAATTACAAACGCTTTTAATTTGATTGACGGATTAGACGGTTTAGCAGCAGGAATTGCAAGTATTTCCTGCATTACATTGTTTATAGTTTCCATTTTAAACGGCAGAGAGGTTGCGGCAATGTTAACGGCAATCTTAGCCGGAAGCACCATAGGCTTTATACCTTATAATTTCAATCCGGCTAAAATATTTATGGGGGATACAGGAGCACAATTTTTAGGCTTTGTGCTGGCGGCGGTATCCATTCAGGGAGCTATTAAATCAGCAGCAGCCATAATCATAACGGTGCCAATACTGGCTCTTGGCCTTCCCATATATGATACCTTATCTTCCATGGTCAGAAGGTTTGTAAATAAAAAGCCGGTAATGGAAGGGGACAGAGAGCATTTACATCATAAGCTTATTGATTTGGGGTTGTCTCAAAAGCAGGCGGTATTTGTAATGTATATAATAAGCGGAATGCTGGGCTTAACTGCCATCTTTGCCGCAGAATTAAATACCCTCCAGTCATTTTTAGTCCTCATAACAGTCATGCTCATAGTAATTGCCCTGTCAAAGCAGATTGGAATTTTAAAAAGGAATAAAGAAGAAGGGAACCAATAAATTTTATGCATAGCCTTAAAATTATGACCATTTTCGGGACGAGGCCTGAAGCCATTAAAATGGCTCCATTGATCAAGGAGCTTAAAAAAAGTCCAAATATTAATATTATAGTATGCGTCACGGCACAGCATAGGGAAATGCTGGATATGGTTCTTGATTTGTTTGATATCATACCTGAATATGACCTGGACATTATGAAGGAAAGGCAAACATTATCGGGCATTACCACAAAGGTTATTTTAGGACTTGAGGGCATATTAAAAACCGAGAAACCAGATTTGATACTGGTCCACGGAGATACCACCACTACATTTGCCTCAAGTTTGGCTGCCTTTTATAATGATATTAAGGTAGGCCATGTGGAAGCAGGTTTAAGGACTCACAACAAATATTTCCCTTATCCTGAGGAAATGAACAGAAAATTAACTGCTCAACTTTCAGATATTCACTTTGCACCCACATTAAAGGCAAAGGAGAATTTATTGAAGGAAGGCATAGATGAAAAGTGTATATATGTAACGGGAAACACAGTAATTGATGCCATGGAAGAGACGGTAGACAAAAGTTATATTTTTAAGAGTCATGAATTAAAAAAAATAGATTTTAAGAATAAACGGATAATTTTTGTAACGGCACATAGAAGGGAAAACTGGGGACAGCCACTTTTTAATATATGCACTGCCTTAAAGTCAATTGCACAAAAGTATCCGGATATTGAAGTAGTATATCTTGTGCATTTAAATCCGGTGGTAACAGAAACTGCGAACAATATATTAAGGGATGTGCCGAGAGTTCATTTGCTGCCTCCTTTGGATATTAAAGAAACTCATAATCTCATGGACAGGGCATACCTTGTATTGACGGATTCGGGAGGACTTCAGGAGGAAGCGCCCCATCTTGGCAAGCCTGTTTTGGTATTAAGGGATGTGACTGAAAGGCCGGAGGCAGAAATGGCCGGTACCTTGAAGGTCATAGGTACCGATATTGATAGAATAGTAAATGAGACTTCGTTTCTTCTTGATGATAAGGAATTATACAGCAAAATGGCCAATGCTGTAAATCCCTTTGGCGACGGAAGGGCATCTTTAAGAATAAGAAAAGGGATTTTGCATTATTTTAAATATGAGGAACAAAAACCAGAGGAATTTGCAGCGGAAATTTAAGTGAATATAAAATAAACAGCCAGGCGGCAAAAGCGGTCACTGATTTTTAAAGACCCGCTTTTTGCCGCTTCTTTTTTGTTTATGAGGGCTTGTATATTTTTTTTTATGGGTGTCAATAATTAAAAAAATGGGATGTATGAGAATAAAGTTTTTTAATCCCCCTTTTGTACGCTTTATTCTCTCCCATTTTTTTAAGGAGGAAGCCCTATGAAGAAAATCATTTTACTGTCTTTTCTTATATTTTCGTTTGTTTTCAATACATCTTCAAAACCTGAAATCAACAATGATGTGAGCTTTTTAATAAATGCCATGAATAAGACCGGCCTTCAATTTAAAGAAGGTTATATTAGCGGCAGTATTGAAAGGGACAAACTCATAAATGAAGATTTTGAAGCTGAAATACAGGAAGTTTTTAAAATTTTAAAGGCTGAAGCTGTAAATATAAAGTATTCGGCAAATGAAGTTACGGCACATGGTAAATACGGTGAAGGCAATGTT
Coding sequences within:
- a CDS encoding deoxycytidylate deaminase; this translates as MQRRDKVNYYLDIAETVLERGTCLRRNYGAIIVKNDEIIGTGYSGAPRGRKNCNELGYCIREQLNIPRGTQYERCRSLHAEMNACLSVARRDMIGSSLYLAGKEMKTGEYIQNATSCSMCKRVIINCGIEKVIIRDTKDAYRIIEVSDWIKNDDSLEDQSGY
- a CDS encoding glycosyltransferase family 4 protein, with protein sequence MEKHYLMFLTALAVGFITTPLVIKLAVKIGAVDIPRDNRRIHKKPMPLIGGLAIYLAFIVSVFIFMPLNKETVGLVLGSTFITIAGMIDDIRPMKAKTKLVLQIIASLILVASGITIKVVTNPFDKVYGMADLSWLSIPATLFWVVGITNAFNLIDGLDGLAAGIASISCITLFIVSILNGREVAAMLTAILAGSTIGFIPYNFNPAKIFMGDTGAQFLGFVLAAVSIQGAIKSAAAIIITVPILALGLPIYDTLSSMVRRFVNKKPVMEGDREHLHHKLIDLGLSQKQAVFVMYIISGMLGLTAIFAAELNTLQSFLVLITVMLIVIALSKQIGILKRNKEEGNQ
- the wecB gene encoding non-hydrolyzing UDP-N-acetylglucosamine 2-epimerase, with the translated sequence MHSLKIMTIFGTRPEAIKMAPLIKELKKSPNINIIVCVTAQHREMLDMVLDLFDIIPEYDLDIMKERQTLSGITTKVILGLEGILKTEKPDLILVHGDTTTTFASSLAAFYNDIKVGHVEAGLRTHNKYFPYPEEMNRKLTAQLSDIHFAPTLKAKENLLKEGIDEKCIYVTGNTVIDAMEETVDKSYIFKSHELKKIDFKNKRIIFVTAHRRENWGQPLFNICTALKSIAQKYPDIEVVYLVHLNPVVTETANNILRDVPRVHLLPPLDIKETHNLMDRAYLVLTDSGGLQEEAPHLGKPVLVLRDVTERPEAEMAGTLKVIGTDIDRIVNETSFLLDDKELYSKMANAVNPFGDGRASLRIRKGILHYFKYEEQKPEEFAAEI